A genomic region of Methanobacterium formicicum DSM 3637 contains the following coding sequences:
- a CDS encoding DUF4268 domain-containing protein, which yields MILLIGKNNDVEERIKESKFSELNIWERTHLEEWIAKYPDILGEELLTITTEYDKFDKTDNRLDILAIDKKGKLVVIELKRDVADKFVDLQAIHYAAYCSTLKFEHIISEKAIYHDESEEEARVSITEFITNREFSDLDEDPRIILVANDYREETIASVLWLRDHQVDITCVKLEPYQIGDKIAIKPDIIIPLPEAKDFMIQKEEKTKSSNKFTARQLAYKEFWIDLAREYGKFDPNFRVKSPYPQSWLWFGASKAGLYYNWTFTEGRLTIELYILGDHKRSEGYFDQLYKWKDEIEEKIGALDWRNIEGNKTRQIRLKEGFEANIMELNEEIKNNAIIWGIDKMSEFKEMFSPYIQKLD from the coding sequence TTGATTTTATTAATAGGAAAAAATAACGATGTTGAAGAGCGTATTAAAGAATCCAAATTCTCAGAATTAAATATTTGGGAAAGAACTCATTTGGAAGAGTGGATTGCCAAATATCCAGATATACTTGGTGAAGAACTCCTGACTATAACTACAGAGTATGATAAATTTGATAAGACAGATAACCGTTTAGATATTTTGGCTATTGATAAAAAAGGCAAATTAGTGGTTATTGAACTTAAAAGGGATGTCGCTGACAAATTTGTAGATTTACAAGCCATACATTATGCTGCTTACTGTTCAACACTGAAATTTGAGCATATTATAAGTGAAAAAGCTATTTACCATGATGAATCTGAGGAAGAAGCAAGAGTCTCAATAACCGAGTTTATCACTAATCGTGAATTCTCAGATCTTGATGAAGACCCACGTATCATATTGGTTGCCAATGATTATCGAGAAGAAACTATTGCATCTGTTTTGTGGCTAAGAGACCATCAAGTTGATATAACCTGTGTTAAACTCGAACCTTATCAAATAGGAGATAAAATTGCAATAAAACCTGACATTATTATACCTTTACCTGAAGCTAAAGACTTCATGATACAAAAAGAGGAAAAAACAAAAAGTTCTAATAAATTTACCGCCCGACAACTTGCTTATAAGGAATTTTGGATTGATTTAGCTCGTGAATATGGAAAATTTGATCCAAACTTCAGAGTAAAAAGCCCATATCCACAATCATGGCTATGGTTTGGTGCCAGCAAAGCAGGTTTATATTACAACTGGACTTTCACTGAAGGCCGATTGACAATCGAATTGTACATATTAGGGGATCATAAAAGGAGTGAAGGCTATTTTGATCAATTATATAAATGGAAAGATGAAATTGAAGAAAAGATCGGGGCATTAGATTGGCGTAATATCGAAGGTAATAAAACCCGCCAAATAAGATTAAAAGAAGGTTTTGAAGCAAATATAATGGAATTAAATGAAGAAATTAAAAATAATGCCATAATATGGGGCATAGATAAAATGTCAGAATTCAAAGAAATGTTTAGCCCTTATATTCAAAAATTAGATTAA